One window of the Chryseotalea sp. WA131a genome contains the following:
- the lptB gene encoding LPS export ABC transporter ATP-binding protein has protein sequence MILRSENLVKKYKKRIVVNKISVQVQQGEIVGLLGPNGAGKTTSFYMIVGLIKPNEGSIYLNDEDITDLPMYQRAKRGIGYLAQEASVFRGLTVEENILAPLEMRDMTQKERKEKVETLLEEFSLAHVRKNLGMVLSGGERRRTEIARALAVDPSFVLLDEPFAGVDPIAVEEIQGIVSKLKKKNIGIIISDHNVDETLAITDRAYLMVEGKLFKAGTAQELADDPLVRKVYLGQNFQLRRAAVTEDK, from the coding sequence ATGATTTTACGTTCTGAGAACCTGGTAAAGAAATACAAAAAGCGAATCGTTGTAAACAAAATATCGGTACAAGTACAACAAGGAGAGATTGTGGGTTTGTTGGGCCCCAACGGTGCTGGCAAAACCACGAGCTTTTACATGATTGTGGGGCTGATCAAACCAAATGAAGGCAGCATTTATTTGAATGATGAAGACATCACCGACTTGCCCATGTATCAACGCGCCAAGCGCGGCATTGGTTATTTGGCGCAAGAGGCTTCTGTATTTCGCGGATTGACCGTGGAAGAAAATATTTTGGCACCATTGGAAATGCGCGACATGACGCAGAAGGAACGAAAAGAAAAAGTAGAAACATTGTTGGAAGAGTTTAGTCTTGCTCACGTGCGCAAAAATTTGGGTATGGTGCTATCGGGTGGAGAACGAAGAAGAACAGAAATTGCCAGGGCCTTGGCCGTAGATCCTAGTTTTGTTTTGTTAGATGAACCCTTTGCAGGTGTTGATCCAATTGCGGTGGAAGAAATCCAAGGCATTGTTTCCAAATTGAAAAAGAAAAACATCGGTATTATCATCAGTGATCATAACGTAGACGAAACACTTGCCATTACCGATCGGGCATATTTGATGGTGGAAGGAAAACTTTTTAAAGCAGGCACTGCACAAGAATTAGCAGATGATCCGCTCGTGCGCAAAGTTTATTTGGGTCAGAATTTTCAGTTAAGAAGGGCTGCGGTTACAGAGGATAAATAA
- a CDS encoding GNAT family N-acetyltransferase produces MTIREATTTDIPYLLDFQLKMALETENITLEISTLTEGVNKLFKDPTKGKYYVAVDENEVMGCLMTTYEWSDWRCGTVLWIQSVYIAAPHRGKGVYKKMYAFIQQMVNTDPDLRGIRLYVDKTNAAAKEVYQKLGMNGEHYQMYEWMKG; encoded by the coding sequence ATGACTATTCGTGAAGCTACCACCACCGACATTCCTTACTTGCTCGATTTTCAACTCAAGATGGCCTTAGAGACTGAAAATATCACACTTGAAATCTCTACCCTTACAGAAGGGGTGAACAAACTTTTTAAAGACCCCACCAAAGGAAAGTATTATGTGGCGGTAGATGAAAACGAAGTAATGGGCTGTTTGATGACGACTTATGAATGGAGCGATTGGCGGTGCGGCACGGTGTTGTGGATACAATCTGTTTATATAGCTGCACCACATAGGGGCAAAGGTGTTTACAAAAAAATGTACGCGTTCATTCAGCAAATGGTGAATACTGATCCTGATTTACGAGGCATCCGTTTGTATGTAGATAAAACAAATGCGGCAGCGAAAGAAGTCTATCAAAAATTGGGCATGAATGGTGAACATTACCAGATGTATGAGTGGATGAAAGGATAA
- the recJ gene encoding single-stranded-DNA-specific exonuclease RecJ: MANRWIYKPQPAAEEIQSLSKAINVNPYLSSVLIQRGISGFDQAQHFFRPQLSQLYDPFLLKDMDLAVARIKLAIDRQEKILVYGDYDVDGTTAVATVYDYLRSFYTNCDFYIPDRHIEGYGVSEAGIRHAAENNFKLIIALDLGVKALEAVDQATIKGIDFIICDHHLPGLTIPNAVAVLDPKREDCSYPFKELSGCGLGFKLLQAYARTHGDEREVFAYLDLVAVSIASDIVLINDENRVLAYYGIQKLNQNPRPGLKALKDIAAIKNDMDVSAVVFTLGPRINAAGRVAHARAAVELLLSKTEAEANDLAEKINLKNNTRREFDLSITEEAIAMIEGDEVLKKANATVLFKDTWHKGVIGIVASRCIEKYYRPTIILTESNNKITGSARSVRDFDLYEAIGACSDLLDKFGGHKYAAGLTMDRDNLEAFQKRFEEVVAARMTDEMRTPVVEIDSVLPLDAITYKFSNVLKQMAPFGPENQKPVFEARNVFVRNELSSFKDRHIRFLAGQENSEAALMAVGFDMADWYDKLATGDFFRMAFTIEENTFNGQTSIQLRLKDLKFD, encoded by the coding sequence ATGGCCAACCGATGGATTTATAAACCACAACCTGCTGCTGAAGAAATACAATCGCTCAGCAAAGCCATTAATGTAAATCCTTATTTGTCCTCCGTACTTATACAGCGTGGCATTTCTGGTTTTGACCAAGCCCAACATTTTTTTCGTCCTCAGTTAAGCCAATTGTATGATCCGTTTTTATTGAAAGATATGGATCTGGCAGTTGCCCGAATAAAATTGGCCATCGATCGGCAAGAAAAAATTTTGGTGTATGGCGATTACGATGTGGACGGCACAACAGCCGTGGCAACCGTTTACGATTACCTGCGCAGCTTTTATACAAACTGTGATTTTTATATTCCCGATCGGCACATAGAAGGGTACGGAGTTTCGGAGGCTGGCATTCGCCACGCAGCAGAGAATAATTTTAAACTCATCATTGCGCTTGACTTAGGAGTAAAAGCCTTGGAGGCAGTGGACCAAGCCACCATCAAAGGAATCGATTTTATTATTTGTGACCATCACCTTCCAGGACTAACCATTCCCAATGCGGTGGCGGTACTGGATCCTAAACGCGAAGATTGCTCCTATCCATTTAAAGAATTGAGCGGATGTGGCTTGGGTTTTAAATTGTTGCAAGCCTATGCGCGCACCCATGGCGATGAGCGCGAAGTATTTGCGTACCTGGATTTAGTGGCGGTAAGTATTGCGTCTGATATTGTTCTCATCAACGATGAGAACCGTGTATTGGCCTACTATGGGATTCAAAAATTAAATCAAAACCCACGGCCTGGATTAAAAGCGTTGAAAGATATTGCTGCTATCAAAAATGATATGGATGTGTCAGCGGTAGTGTTCACGTTAGGGCCACGCATTAATGCTGCAGGCCGCGTGGCGCATGCGCGGGCAGCAGTTGAATTGTTATTATCAAAAACAGAGGCCGAAGCCAATGATTTGGCAGAGAAAATAAATCTAAAAAACAATACGCGCAGAGAGTTTGACTTAAGCATCACCGAAGAAGCCATTGCCATGATTGAGGGCGATGAAGTTTTGAAAAAAGCGAATGCAACCGTTTTGTTCAAAGATACGTGGCACAAAGGCGTGATTGGTATTGTCGCTTCACGCTGTATTGAAAAATATTATCGACCGACTATCATCCTTACCGAGTCAAACAATAAAATCACAGGTTCTGCCCGCAGCGTGCGCGATTTTGATCTGTACGAAGCCATTGGTGCTTGCAGCGATTTGCTCGATAAATTTGGAGGCCATAAATATGCAGCAGGGCTTACGATGGATCGAGATAACTTAGAGGCATTTCAAAAACGATTTGAAGAAGTGGTGGCCGCCCGAATGACCGATGAGATGCGAACCCCCGTGGTGGAAATTGATAGTGTGCTGCCGCTAGACGCCATCACCTACAAATTCAGCAATGTGCTAAAGCAAATGGCACCCTTTGGCCCCGAAAACCAAAAGCCCGTATTTGAGGCACGAAATGTGTTTGTACGCAATGAGCTTTCGAGTTTTAAAGATCGACACATCCGCTTTTTGGCCGGGCAAGAAAATTCGGAAGCAGCTTTGATGGCCGTGGGTTTTGACATGGCCGATTGGTACGATAAGCTTGCCACGGGTGATTTTTTTCGCATGGCATTTACAATAGAAGAAAATACGTTTAATGGACAAACATCCATTCAATTGCGATTGAAGGATTTAAAATTTGATTGA
- a CDS encoding T9SS type A sorting domain-containing protein — protein sequence MRKFYCSLLCTLLSTLTYAQLCAPNGITTTPGSAVNPQRPSKVNTFNYAAPSWPLNISSNQVSATSIPSPFFNTDNLSQFYDPIPGPKDILPENGWELIKRDLGFNDQGVANNPGTTFPYFIVYNKYRSVLRIFFAKLDFNSFNGCNVILKFDAFSPMKTSVLDLSKEVKAVDVIFDTDKTFTTVAAFGSTLPFKWFYADFPLMYDPCTCLYASKLNIEVWFSNTSKVTLEGTSTGRIETIIDQGRPVNGSSDNSSYSVGKLTEGAKKATDSYKSAVGFINGFKTKVDKYAPQQEKQNKKDLADQLAQVVGKSGFLRAGLNSIPFISSAVSLFDFFTSGGTQASGPIDVNVMPMSIDMFTKLKGDIQNNTPYTTIGFRTPGSDVSGASDNDYPYYNEVLGTFNLMLSPKLTNLVTRTQEFDEVTFNIITRTQELYKIKEDLSYVLNPASGLEIQEIKVALVAEGSFFPDYGSPNGDFAYFEGYNELTNGYAFRTDYVDVGCLTDQVFQISYTDEPNGVNWAPTLVYAKLMVNLRRINSNADTQNVLFVSKYPVTYASNSGVDWNTSQSSPCRTITAANPTVVDNFCKSSIYKRQPRFPFVRAEEYDDAVKKLQESERKNLAKNEKEIFELSPNPASAKEMVSIKCSLANEQSVRISIYNLLGELIAVPFNQHVDSGLFETKIDISNLQIGVYFISIEKGLGVRETKRFLVTNN from the coding sequence ATGAGAAAATTCTATTGTTCTCTTCTCTGCACGTTGCTCTCTACCCTGACCTATGCGCAGTTGTGCGCGCCCAATGGCATTACCACAACACCCGGTTCTGCCGTAAACCCTCAGCGCCCATCCAAAGTCAATACGTTCAATTATGCCGCCCCTTCTTGGCCGCTGAACATATCGTCCAACCAGGTTTCGGCAACCTCAATACCCTCTCCTTTCTTTAACACCGACAATTTGAGCCAATTTTATGACCCCATACCCGGCCCCAAAGATATATTGCCCGAAAATGGTTGGGAGCTGATCAAGCGGGATTTGGGTTTCAATGATCAGGGCGTAGCCAACAACCCGGGCACCACTTTCCCGTACTTTATTGTGTATAATAAATACCGCAGCGTACTGCGTATCTTCTTTGCCAAACTTGACTTCAATAGCTTTAATGGTTGTAACGTTATCTTAAAATTCGATGCGTTTTCGCCCATGAAAACATCCGTTCTTGATTTATCGAAAGAAGTAAAAGCCGTGGATGTTATTTTTGATACTGACAAAACATTCACAACCGTTGCCGCTTTTGGAAGCACACTTCCGTTCAAATGGTTTTATGCAGATTTCCCCTTAATGTATGACCCATGTACTTGTCTTTATGCTTCCAAGTTAAATATTGAAGTTTGGTTTTCCAACACTAGTAAAGTTACGCTGGAGGGTACCAGCACGGGTCGGATAGAAACCATTATTGATCAAGGCAGGCCAGTAAACGGATCCAGTGATAATAGTTCTTATTCTGTAGGTAAGCTCACGGAAGGTGCGAAAAAAGCAACCGATTCGTACAAATCTGCAGTAGGTTTTATAAATGGATTCAAAACCAAGGTAGACAAATATGCTCCCCAGCAGGAGAAGCAGAACAAAAAAGATTTAGCCGATCAACTCGCGCAAGTGGTGGGCAAAAGTGGCTTTCTTCGGGCGGGTCTCAATTCCATTCCTTTTATTTCTAGTGCCGTTAGTCTATTTGATTTTTTCACCTCTGGTGGCACGCAAGCATCTGGCCCTATTGATGTGAATGTAATGCCCATGTCCATAGATATGTTCACCAAGTTGAAGGGTGATATACAAAACAATACCCCCTACACCACCATTGGTTTTAGAACACCAGGCTCTGATGTGAGCGGAGCATCCGATAATGATTACCCATACTACAACGAAGTGTTGGGCACATTTAATTTGATGCTTTCGCCTAAGTTGACAAACCTTGTTACCCGAACGCAAGAGTTTGATGAGGTAACCTTCAATATCATTACGCGCACGCAAGAACTTTATAAGATCAAAGAAGATTTAAGCTACGTACTGAATCCCGCCTCTGGTCTAGAAATACAAGAAATTAAAGTGGCCTTGGTAGCCGAAGGCTCTTTCTTTCCAGACTATGGTTCGCCAAATGGAGACTTTGCCTATTTTGAGGGTTATAATGAACTCACGAACGGATATGCTTTTAGAACCGATTATGTGGATGTTGGTTGTTTAACTGATCAAGTTTTTCAAATCAGCTATACTGATGAACCAAATGGGGTAAATTGGGCACCTACTTTAGTGTATGCCAAATTAATGGTTAATCTTCGAAGGATTAATAGCAACGCTGATACACAAAACGTACTTTTTGTCAGCAAGTATCCTGTTACTTATGCAAGTAATTCTGGAGTTGATTGGAATACAAGTCAGTCAAGCCCTTGCAGAACAATCACGGCAGCGAACCCAACTGTTGTAGACAATTTTTGTAAATCCTCTATCTATAAGCGTCAGCCTCGTTTTCCGTTTGTTCGTGCCGAAGAATATGATGATGCTGTAAAAAAGTTGCAAGAGTCTGAGCGCAAAAACCTAGCAAAAAATGAAAAGGAAATCTTTGAGCTATCGCCTAACCCCGCTTCTGCAAAAGAGATGGTTTCTATAAAGTGCTCTCTTGCAAATGAGCAGTCCGTTAGGATTTCAATCTACAACTTACTTGGTGAGTTGATAGCTGTTCCATTCAATCAACATGTTGATAGCGGATTGTTTGAAACTAAAATAGACATCTCTAATCTCCAAATTGGAGTATATTTTATATCAATTGAAAAAGGTTTGGGTGTCAGAGAAACGAAGCGATTCTTAGTGACCAACAATTGA
- a CDS encoding IS1634 family transposase, translating to MFIRKKVNRSGTTSLHIFRKEGQRQIHVKSIGSGSSAEEIRILERQAHLELEKLVRQQSLDLQFDEDKKFIDAFSNNIRKIEVAGYELILGKLFREIGFDVVTDDLFRHLVLSRISHPGSKLKTINYLQEHHSIFFDMDSVYRYLDKIHSKHKSILQEVSYQHTQKLFKGQIQLLFYDVTTLYFEAEDEDDLRKTGFSKDGKAQHPQILLGLLVSAQGYPLSFEMFEGNKFEGKTMLPVVEAFTKKYGMAQAIVVADAGLLSSENINDLIRLKYQFILGGRIKNESKVLQSQILALKLNDQIHTLIRPDGLKLIVSHSSTRATKDKSNRVKGLHRLEQAIRLGKLSKKHINNRGYNKYLKLEGQITVQIDYGKFNQDTQWDGLKGYVTNAALPPEEIINHYKNLWHIEKAFRISKTDLRIRPIYHRLKNRIESHLIIAFCSYKLYKELERQLAEKKVGISIEKAIRLMQSVFAIEIQLPQSGRTAKLLHVKTEDHKQLLKAFNIDLLN from the coding sequence GTGTTTATAAGGAAGAAAGTCAATCGATCAGGTACAACGAGCCTTCATATATTCAGGAAGGAAGGTCAACGGCAAATTCACGTTAAGTCCATTGGCAGTGGCTCTTCGGCAGAGGAGATAAGAATTCTTGAACGGCAAGCGCATTTGGAACTAGAGAAGCTTGTGCGTCAACAAAGTCTTGACTTGCAATTTGATGAGGATAAAAAATTTATTGATGCCTTCAGCAATAACATTCGGAAAATAGAAGTAGCTGGATATGAATTAATCTTAGGTAAACTATTCAGGGAGATTGGCTTTGATGTGGTTACCGATGATTTATTTAGACATCTTGTGCTAAGCAGAATAAGCCATCCCGGGAGCAAGCTTAAAACCATCAATTACTTACAGGAACACCACAGTATTTTTTTTGATATGGATTCGGTGTACAGGTATTTGGATAAAATCCATTCGAAGCACAAATCCATATTACAAGAGGTGAGCTACCAGCACACTCAAAAATTATTCAAGGGCCAGATCCAGCTCTTATTTTATGATGTAACCACCTTGTATTTTGAAGCTGAGGACGAGGACGATTTACGCAAGACAGGCTTTTCAAAAGATGGCAAGGCTCAACATCCTCAGATTTTACTAGGGCTGTTGGTGAGCGCACAAGGGTATCCCTTGTCTTTTGAAATGTTTGAAGGGAATAAGTTTGAAGGCAAAACGATGCTTCCTGTGGTAGAGGCTTTTACTAAAAAGTACGGCATGGCCCAGGCGATTGTTGTAGCGGATGCAGGGCTACTATCTTCAGAAAATATTAATGATTTGATTCGGTTAAAGTATCAATTCATTTTGGGTGGTCGAATAAAAAATGAATCGAAGGTTCTGCAAAGTCAAATTTTGGCCTTGAAGTTAAATGATCAAATTCACACCTTGATAAGACCCGATGGATTAAAACTAATAGTCAGTCACTCATCAACGCGTGCAACTAAAGATAAAAGTAATAGAGTAAAAGGCTTACATCGCTTAGAGCAAGCTATCCGACTTGGCAAGCTTTCAAAAAAGCATATCAATAATCGTGGCTACAATAAGTATCTCAAATTAGAGGGACAAATCACCGTTCAAATCGACTACGGAAAATTTAATCAGGATACGCAATGGGATGGGTTAAAAGGATATGTCACCAATGCCGCATTGCCACCGGAAGAAATCATCAATCACTACAAAAATCTATGGCATATTGAAAAGGCCTTTAGAATATCCAAGACAGACCTTCGAATAAGGCCTATCTACCATCGCTTAAAGAACAGGATTGAATCCCATCTTATAATTGCCTTTTGCAGTTACAAACTCTATAAAGAACTCGAAAGACAACTCGCTGAAAAAAAGGTGGGAATATCCATCGAAAAGGCCATACGTCTGATGCAATCTGTCTTCGCTATCGAAATACAATTGCCTCAATCGGGTAGAACCGCCAAACTTCTCCATGTAAAAACAGAGGACCACAAACAACTACTAAAAGCTTTCAATATCGATCTTTTAAATTAG
- a CDS encoding Uma2 family endonuclease encodes MEITIERPPRTMMELYEMLPEGTLAELIDNQIYMSPAPLFKHQKTIQSIFKELDKIVEEKGKGSIIVAPFDIKLDKTQNSVQPDIIVILKNNPNQVTEDGRYTGVPDLLIEVLSPSNKEYDLIKKKDLYEKFGVQEYWIVDPDTKLVIGFSLSSNLYKKISEEIGKIKSPLLSSEFTF; translated from the coding sequence ATGGAAATCACAATTGAACGCCCGCCTCGCACCATGATGGAGCTTTATGAAATGCTACCTGAGGGCACATTGGCCGAATTGATTGATAATCAAATTTATATGTCGCCTGCACCTCTTTTTAAACATCAGAAGACAATTCAATCTATTTTTAAAGAACTTGATAAGATAGTTGAGGAAAAAGGCAAGGGCTCAATAATTGTTGCACCATTTGATATTAAATTGGATAAGACTCAAAATTCTGTGCAACCTGATATTATTGTTATTCTTAAGAATAATCCTAATCAAGTAACCGAAGATGGTCGCTATACAGGTGTGCCTGATTTATTAATCGAGGTCCTTTCGCCAAGTAACAAAGAATATGACCTTATTAAGAAAAAGGATCTTTACGAAAAATTTGGTGTTCAAGAATATTGGATTGTAGATCCAGATACAAAATTGGTCATTGGCTTCTCATTAAGTAGTAATCTTTATAAAAAAATCAGCGAAGAAATTGGCAAAATCAAATCTCCCCTTCTAAGCTCCGAATTTACTTTTTAA
- a CDS encoding acyloxyacyl hydrolase, with protein sequence MKWFNTIVLIFIAVVAYTQDSLRSKPSFSYSLFGNYGFIFAHSNDVENTANSFPLGVTATLNWQRSDKQILDQYNCFPRHSLLVGYYDFDNSILGRGLNLAYSLEPHFMMNKHLSFYPKVSIGAAFLSNPSDPIKNPTNNSYSLPVSANLALGVGLRWQFSSSWAMSINGEYQHVSNGGLREPNKGINWPTVGLGIEYSQKGLALKKFARTKESNESFPVFRI encoded by the coding sequence ATGAAGTGGTTTAACACAATAGTGCTTATTTTTATTGCCGTTGTGGCATATACACAAGATAGTTTGCGCAGTAAACCCTCCTTTAGCTATTCACTTTTTGGTAACTATGGATTTATTTTTGCACACTCGAACGATGTAGAGAATACAGCGAATTCGTTTCCTCTTGGCGTGACGGCCACACTCAATTGGCAGCGCTCTGACAAGCAAATTCTAGATCAATACAATTGCTTTCCGCGACATAGTTTATTGGTTGGCTATTACGATTTCGACAATTCGATTTTGGGCCGAGGTCTTAATTTGGCGTATTCACTTGAGCCTCATTTTATGATGAACAAGCACCTCAGTTTTTATCCCAAAGTTTCCATTGGGGCAGCCTTCTTATCGAACCCAAGCGATCCAATAAAAAATCCGACCAACAACTCGTATAGTTTACCGGTGAGTGCGAACTTGGCATTGGGCGTTGGTTTACGATGGCAGTTTTCTTCTTCGTGGGCGATGAGTATCAACGGAGAGTACCAACATGTTTCAAATGGCGGATTGCGCGAACCTAACAAAGGCATCAATTGGCCAACGGTAGGTTTGGGCATTGAGTATTCGCAAAAAGGGTTGGCGTTGAAAAAATTTGCAAGAACAAAAGAATCCAACGAATCTTTTCCTGTTTTCCGCATTTGA
- a CDS encoding Ezrin/radixin/moesin family protein: MKTRLLFVCLALIFSGTQVFAQLSKKEKKEWKKKAKEYAKDPANLKNLVETKQVIDTDNTALKGQVSSLNGQVSDKNAKIADLEDQLSKMRSDLTATKAELAQLKESPSINPMDFSKGVVFKVQIGAFKNKNLKKYFDNNPNFGGEATDKGEQKYTIGVFRDYWEADKFKKYIREMGVKDAWIVPFKDGQRVEIKDVLEGVIADKAAK; this comes from the coding sequence ATGAAAACTCGACTTTTATTTGTTTGCCTGGCTTTGATTTTTTCCGGCACCCAAGTTTTCGCCCAACTTTCTAAGAAGGAGAAAAAGGAATGGAAAAAGAAAGCCAAAGAATACGCAAAGGATCCCGCGAACCTGAAAAATTTGGTGGAGACCAAGCAGGTGATTGATACGGACAACACTGCCCTGAAAGGACAGGTAAGTTCGCTCAATGGCCAAGTTAGTGACAAGAATGCCAAGATTGCTGATTTAGAAGATCAGCTTTCTAAAATGCGCAGTGACCTTACTGCTACCAAGGCAGAACTCGCCCAATTGAAAGAATCACCCTCTATCAACCCAATGGATTTTTCGAAAGGTGTGGTGTTTAAAGTACAGATTGGCGCGTTCAAAAATAAAAACCTTAAAAAATATTTTGACAACAACCCCAACTTTGGTGGCGAAGCTACCGACAAGGGCGAGCAGAAATATACCATCGGTGTGTTTCGCGATTATTGGGAGGCCGATAAATTCAAAAAGTATATCCGCGAAATGGGTGTCAAAGATGCGTGGATCGTTCCGTTTAAAGATGGCCAACGTGTAGAGATCAAAGATGTGCTGGAAGGTGTAATAGCCGACAAGGCTGCGAAATAA